The Azospirillum baldaniorum genome window below encodes:
- a CDS encoding AAA family ATPase has translation MAGESLKGLREERGWSQTELAAWLNKSLGRKYDRAQISRWESGSERTPKAVVDAVETERRTDRPRHATVVMCGSAKGGVSKTTSALCIAYCLLAQGSKVLLIDCDSQGSATVHLGYSPTQMDQMEVERRTLYYALADDRPLADYIIQTPEPRLDLLPAFMSLADADVELALGKLAPLRQRIGEVRNQYDFIVLDTAPNLGAVTVSALEASDLLLVPCQTEALALVGLRNVLHSLENLRRRRNPGLRMLGILPTLFSARLTQDQATLEDLRRGYGDRYRIFDPIPRATVFAQAAASGVIPLAAVKNIPGRAVFEEIAAAARAAAKEMKAHVA, from the coding sequence ATGGCCGGAGAAAGCCTCAAGGGGCTGCGCGAGGAGCGCGGGTGGAGCCAGACCGAGCTGGCCGCTTGGCTCAACAAGAGCCTGGGCCGCAAATACGACCGGGCGCAGATTTCGCGCTGGGAAAGCGGATCGGAGCGGACCCCCAAGGCGGTCGTGGACGCTGTCGAGACCGAGCGCAGGACCGATCGGCCGCGCCACGCCACCGTCGTGATGTGCGGCTCGGCGAAAGGAGGCGTTTCGAAGACAACCTCGGCCCTGTGCATCGCCTATTGCCTGCTCGCCCAGGGGTCGAAGGTTCTGCTGATCGATTGCGACAGCCAGGGCAGCGCCACCGTTCATCTCGGCTACTCGCCGACCCAGATGGACCAGATGGAGGTCGAGCGCCGGACCTTGTACTACGCCCTGGCGGACGACAGGCCGCTCGCCGACTACATCATCCAAACCCCGGAACCGCGGCTCGACCTCCTTCCCGCCTTCATGAGCCTGGCGGATGCCGACGTCGAACTTGCCCTTGGCAAGCTGGCCCCTCTTCGGCAGCGCATCGGCGAAGTCCGGAACCAGTACGACTTCATCGTTCTCGACACCGCCCCGAACCTGGGCGCCGTCACCGTCAGCGCGCTCGAGGCGTCGGACCTTCTGCTGGTGCCGTGCCAGACCGAGGCGTTGGCGCTCGTCGGCCTGCGAAACGTGCTGCACTCCCTGGAGAACCTGCGACGGCGCCGCAATCCCGGATTGCGCATGCTGGGTATCCTTCCCACGCTGTTCTCCGCCCGCCTGACCCAGGACCAGGCGACGCTGGAGGATCTGCGCCGGGGCTACGGCGATCGTTACCGCATCTTCGATCCCATTCCGAGGGCGACCGTGTTCGCCCAGGCGGCGGCGTCGGGCGTGATTCCTCTCGCCGCCGTCAAGAACATCCCCGGCCGCGCCGTCTTCGAGGAAATCGCCGCCGCCGCCCGCGCTGCCGCCAAGGAGATGAAGGCCCATGTCGCGTAA
- a CDS encoding hybrid sensor histidine kinase/response regulator: MTRTNIAQRIAAVGGMPVLVAAAIAIVAWFLLQQSDRANGSVVTAGTIYRELLGAEAARSDYLNTAASRRAAQAVRFDAHTGEARRHLDALADATEDDALESAVSETRRILDRYATQMEELKAVTERNDALIGAMAQQAARLIDITDAARQRQNLANLGYAETVADSDRRLTLHRDVLDNARSIYAALAGLWRHEAARLSREHGQPQGGGAAPGNSGAHDTGVLMLRLSNSADTLEEALERAAVAEGRGSRGQKRIVAAVSQVSSALMDGGDIRDSAQELEKRIDQILNVYGTAYAATLNEVTELTAHAVSANETEQQAQGVTIAVLKLAHATADAVSHRDIGATIALIADGAAVEEQIARIALPPLVRGGMMSAVASWRDSLDKVREGLSVQDLMIAQMDADAKEMASGASALNDTFRSNAETIGAFLRSALVLGATAGLLLAIAGAFYAARSITRPLDRLQRQMVHLAGNPLTGAIVDTGRRDEVGAMARSVQHFVTEIAQRETALHEAKNQAEEATRAKSSFLAVMSHEIRTPMNGVTAMAEMLDQTDLTEEQHGMLGVIRSSAQALLIIINDILDFSKIEAGKMEIESVPFSPLEVVEESAELVAGRIEEKGLQLSVDVGPGVPDRLTGDPTRVRQILINLMGNAVKFTEKGSVAVTVSAEPRSGMDGAADGGVTLRFAVTDSGIGLTEEQRAKLFQPFQQADSSTSRRFGGTGLGLTICHKLCTMMGGGIGVDSVFGEGSTFWFELPFAVAAPIADCPQPRTPAAPAVAVDDARVVAVGFDGAGRQALEGILATAGIAPLGWYDLTGGLEAVTGTQAGPGRLVVLVNGGVQSETAIACCRAIVQSPAFAGGPVPAVILAVPRALASTMSEADRIGLLCAVNLPLRRRRVWLAIAAALGRASLERRSEPREHDATGWEPPPIESAIAAGALILVAEDNPINQTVIRRMLNKRGYAIEMADNGARALEMLQPGRYGLLLTDFHMPEMDGFGLTHAIRARERELTEALGAGAVTRLPIVALTADALPGTQQRCLEAGMDGYLTKPIESRLLAETLDRFLPQARSLRLPARRTPAKPEPAAVAEAPPAPSWADADIDPQIFDLGQLSQNFGRDDPDAMVFLGDFLGMAPGLIQAAVTALEAGAAGPARDAVHTLKGAALSIGAARLGRLAADTQDLLDAGDAETAALLASMLDATLDELITATAAMRASHSPAPTS; this comes from the coding sequence ATGACCCGCACCAACATCGCCCAGCGGATCGCCGCGGTCGGCGGCATGCCCGTGCTGGTGGCGGCGGCCATCGCCATCGTCGCGTGGTTCCTGCTGCAGCAATCCGACCGCGCCAACGGTTCGGTGGTCACCGCCGGCACGATCTACCGCGAACTGCTGGGGGCGGAGGCGGCGCGCTCCGACTATCTGAACACCGCGGCCAGCCGGCGGGCGGCGCAGGCCGTCCGTTTCGACGCCCACACCGGCGAGGCGCGCCGCCATCTGGACGCCCTGGCCGACGCCACCGAGGACGATGCGCTGGAAAGCGCCGTCAGCGAGACGCGGCGGATTCTGGACCGCTACGCCACGCAGATGGAGGAGCTGAAGGCGGTCACCGAGCGGAACGACGCCCTGATCGGCGCCATGGCCCAGCAGGCGGCCCGGCTGATCGACATCACCGACGCCGCCCGTCAGCGGCAGAACCTCGCCAACCTCGGCTATGCCGAGACGGTGGCGGACTCCGACCGCCGCCTGACCCTGCACCGCGACGTGCTGGACAACGCCCGCAGCATCTACGCCGCGCTGGCCGGTCTGTGGCGGCACGAGGCGGCCCGGTTGTCCCGCGAACACGGCCAGCCTCAAGGCGGTGGCGCCGCACCCGGCAATTCCGGTGCGCACGACACCGGCGTGCTGATGCTGCGCCTGAGCAACAGCGCGGACACGCTGGAGGAGGCACTGGAGCGGGCCGCCGTCGCGGAAGGGCGCGGGAGCCGGGGGCAAAAACGCATCGTCGCGGCGGTCTCGCAGGTGTCCAGCGCGTTGATGGACGGCGGCGACATCCGGGACAGCGCGCAGGAGCTGGAAAAGCGCATCGACCAGATCCTGAACGTCTACGGCACGGCCTACGCCGCCACGCTGAACGAGGTCACCGAACTCACCGCCCACGCCGTGTCGGCCAACGAGACCGAACAGCAGGCGCAGGGCGTGACCATCGCCGTGCTGAAGCTGGCGCACGCCACCGCCGACGCGGTGAGCCACCGGGACATCGGCGCGACCATCGCGCTGATCGCGGACGGCGCGGCGGTGGAGGAGCAGATCGCGCGGATCGCCCTGCCCCCGCTGGTGCGCGGTGGCATGATGTCCGCCGTAGCCAGCTGGCGGGACAGCCTGGACAAGGTGCGCGAGGGGCTGAGCGTCCAGGACCTGATGATCGCCCAGATGGACGCGGACGCGAAGGAGATGGCGTCGGGCGCCAGCGCGCTGAACGACACGTTCCGCAGCAACGCCGAAACCATCGGGGCCTTCCTGCGGTCCGCCCTCGTGCTCGGGGCCACCGCCGGCCTGCTGCTGGCCATCGCCGGAGCCTTCTACGCCGCCCGCTCGATCACCCGTCCGCTGGACCGCCTGCAACGGCAGATGGTTCATCTGGCGGGAAACCCGCTGACCGGCGCCATCGTGGACACCGGACGCCGGGACGAGGTCGGGGCCATGGCCCGCTCGGTGCAGCATTTCGTCACCGAGATCGCCCAGCGGGAAACCGCCCTGCACGAGGCCAAGAACCAGGCGGAGGAGGCGACGCGGGCGAAGTCCTCCTTCCTGGCGGTGATGAGCCACGAGATCCGCACGCCGATGAACGGTGTAACGGCAATGGCCGAGATGCTGGACCAGACCGACCTGACCGAGGAACAGCACGGCATGCTGGGCGTCATCCGGTCGTCGGCCCAGGCGCTCCTCATCATCATCAACGACATCCTGGACTTCTCCAAGATCGAGGCTGGGAAGATGGAGATCGAATCCGTCCCCTTCTCCCCCCTGGAGGTGGTCGAAGAGTCGGCGGAGCTGGTGGCCGGGCGCATCGAGGAAAAGGGGCTTCAGTTGTCCGTCGACGTCGGACCGGGCGTTCCCGACCGGCTGACGGGCGACCCGACGCGCGTGCGGCAGATCCTCATCAACCTGATGGGCAACGCCGTCAAATTCACCGAGAAGGGCAGCGTCGCCGTGACGGTCAGCGCCGAACCGCGGTCCGGCATGGATGGTGCCGCGGACGGCGGGGTGACGCTGCGCTTCGCCGTGACCGACAGCGGGATCGGCCTGACCGAGGAGCAGCGGGCCAAGCTGTTCCAGCCCTTCCAGCAGGCCGACAGCTCCACCTCGCGCCGCTTCGGCGGCACCGGGCTCGGCCTGACGATCTGCCACAAGCTGTGCACCATGATGGGGGGCGGCATCGGTGTGGATTCGGTGTTCGGCGAGGGGTCCACCTTCTGGTTCGAGCTGCCCTTCGCGGTGGCCGCCCCCATCGCCGACTGCCCGCAGCCCCGGACGCCGGCGGCCCCGGCGGTGGCGGTGGACGACGCCCGCGTGGTGGCTGTCGGCTTCGACGGCGCCGGCCGCCAAGCGCTGGAGGGCATTCTGGCCACCGCCGGCATCGCCCCGCTGGGCTGGTACGACCTGACCGGCGGCCTCGAGGCGGTGACCGGTACCCAGGCCGGTCCGGGGCGGCTGGTGGTGCTGGTCAATGGCGGGGTTCAGTCCGAAACCGCCATCGCCTGCTGCCGCGCCATCGTGCAGTCCCCTGCCTTCGCCGGAGGTCCCGTGCCGGCGGTCATCCTGGCCGTGCCGCGGGCGCTGGCCTCCACCATGTCGGAAGCCGACCGCATCGGGCTGCTGTGCGCCGTCAATCTGCCTCTGCGGCGGCGGCGGGTCTGGCTGGCCATCGCGGCGGCGCTAGGCCGGGCCAGTTTGGAACGGCGGTCGGAACCGCGGGAGCACGACGCCACCGGCTGGGAACCGCCGCCCATCGAATCCGCCATCGCGGCCGGGGCGCTGATCCTGGTGGCGGAGGACAACCCGATCAACCAGACAGTGATCCGCCGCATGCTGAACAAGCGCGGTTACGCCATTGAAATGGCCGACAACGGCGCCCGCGCGCTGGAGATGCTGCAGCCCGGCCGCTATGGCCTGCTGTTGACCGACTTCCACATGCCGGAGATGGACGGCTTCGGCCTGACCCACGCCATCCGTGCCCGCGAGCGGGAGCTGACGGAGGCGTTGGGCGCCGGTGCGGTGACCCGGCTGCCCATCGTCGCCCTGACCGCTGACGCCCTGCCGGGCACACAGCAACGCTGTCTGGAAGCGGGGATGGACGGCTATCTGACGAAGCCCATCGAATCCCGGCTGCTCGCCGAAACGCTGGACCGCTTCCTGCCGCAAGCCCGCTCGCTGCGCCTGCCGGCCCGCCGGACGCCTGCCAAGCCGGAGCCGGCCGCCGTGGCCGAAGCGCCGCCCGCGCCGAGCTGGGCGGACGCCGACATCGACCCGCAGATTTTCGACCTCGGCCAGCTGAGCCAGAATTTCGGCCGCGACGACCCGGACGCCATGGTCTTCCTCGGCGATTTCCTGGGCATGGCGCCGGGGCTGATCCAGGCCGCCGTGACGGCGCTGGAGGCCGGAGCCGCCGGCCCGGCCCGCGACGCGGTCCACACGCTGAAGGGGGCGGCCCTGTCGATCGGGGCGGCCCGGCTGGGCCGGCTGGCCGCCGACACCCAGGACCTGCTGGACGCCGGGGACGCGGAGACTGCCGCGCTTCTCGCCAGCATGCTGGACGCCACCCTGGACGAGTTGATCACCGCGACCGCCGCGATGCGGGCGTCGCACAGTCCCGCACCGACGTCTTGA
- a CDS encoding ABC transporter substrate-binding protein: MARLGGAFLIAATALAGAGAQQKAQAASTLVFCSEGNPDNLAPALARTNTSFDAILHAYDTLVRFDAESKSIVPALAESWTISPDGTVYTFKLRSGVRFHDTPGYTPTRTLTSADVLFSFFRQWHKDHPYHSVGNGAYNYFNDLSMGSILKSIEAVDDLTVRFTLNRPQAPFLANLSMVFAAITSAEYADTMTKRGTPELFDLEPVGTGAFQLLSYQKDNLLQYKAFEGHWAGRPPLDNLVFAITPNATVRLNRLQAGECHVMPYPNLTDLPKIRNSPSLTLLRQEGYNVAFLTFNVERKPLDDVRVRRALSMAIDKETLVDALYGDTGRTAKNPLPPTSWGYNDAITDIPYDPKRASQLLAEAGYANGFEIELWHMPVARPYMPAGKRAAEMMANDLAQVGVKATLVTDDWSVYMKRLMNGDHQLGMIGWTGDNSDPDNFLYTLLSCEGARKGGGNMGKWCDRSFDDAIIEAKQTTDVAKRTALYHRAQEIFKDQAPWLPLAHSMVFMVLREEVTGYRMNPFGLHLFHRVDLAR; the protein is encoded by the coding sequence TTGGCCCGGTTGGGCGGGGCATTCCTGATCGCGGCGACAGCTCTGGCGGGCGCCGGAGCGCAGCAGAAGGCCCAGGCGGCATCGACGTTGGTCTTCTGTTCGGAAGGCAACCCGGACAATCTGGCCCCGGCGCTGGCCCGCACCAACACCAGCTTCGACGCGATCCTGCACGCCTACGACACGCTGGTGCGCTTCGACGCGGAGTCGAAGAGCATCGTGCCCGCGCTGGCGGAATCCTGGACCATCTCGCCGGACGGCACCGTCTACACCTTCAAGCTGCGGTCCGGCGTGCGCTTTCACGACACGCCCGGCTACACGCCGACGCGCACGCTGACCTCCGCCGACGTGCTGTTCAGCTTCTTCCGGCAATGGCACAAGGACCATCCGTACCATTCGGTCGGAAACGGGGCCTACAACTACTTCAACGACCTCTCCATGGGCTCGATCCTGAAGTCGATCGAGGCGGTGGACGACCTGACGGTGCGCTTCACCCTCAACCGGCCGCAGGCGCCCTTCCTGGCCAACTTGTCGATGGTCTTCGCCGCCATCACCTCGGCGGAATACGCCGACACCATGACCAAGCGCGGGACGCCGGAGCTGTTCGATCTGGAGCCGGTGGGGACCGGCGCCTTCCAGCTTCTCTCCTACCAGAAGGACAATCTGCTCCAGTACAAGGCGTTCGAGGGACATTGGGCGGGGCGCCCGCCGCTGGACAACCTGGTCTTCGCCATCACCCCCAACGCCACGGTCCGGCTGAACCGGCTGCAGGCCGGCGAATGCCACGTCATGCCCTATCCCAACCTGACCGACCTGCCGAAGATCCGGAACAGCCCGTCGCTGACCCTGTTGCGGCAGGAGGGCTATAACGTCGCCTTCCTCACCTTCAACGTCGAGCGGAAGCCGCTGGACGACGTGCGGGTGCGCCGGGCGCTCAGCATGGCCATCGACAAGGAAACGCTGGTCGACGCACTCTACGGCGACACCGGGCGCACGGCGAAGAATCCGTTGCCGCCGACGAGCTGGGGCTACAACGACGCCATCACCGACATTCCCTACGACCCCAAGCGGGCGAGCCAGCTCCTGGCCGAGGCCGGCTACGCCAACGGCTTCGAGATCGAGCTGTGGCACATGCCGGTGGCCCGGCCCTACATGCCCGCCGGCAAACGGGCGGCGGAAATGATGGCCAACGATCTGGCCCAGGTCGGCGTCAAGGCCACCCTGGTGACCGACGACTGGTCGGTCTACATGAAGCGGCTGATGAACGGCGACCACCAGCTGGGCATGATCGGCTGGACCGGCGACAACAGCGACCCCGACAATTTCCTCTACACGCTGCTGAGCTGCGAGGGAGCCCGCAAGGGCGGCGGCAACATGGGCAAATGGTGCGACCGCTCCTTCGACGACGCCATCATCGAGGCCAAGCAGACCACCGACGTCGCCAAGCGCACCGCGCTGTACCATCGGGCGCAGGAGATCTTCAAGGATCAGGCGCCGTGGCTGCCGCTGGCCCATTCCATGGTGTTCATGGTGCTGCGCGAGGAGGTGACGGGCTATCGGATGAATCCCTTCGGCCTGCACCTGTTCCACCGCGTCGATCTCGCCCGGTGA
- a CDS encoding ParB/RepB/Spo0J family partition protein: MSRKLARRTDLTASAEVTGPAPKAFDLSDDFPSVLELDIDRIDRHTHQPRAVQDDASLTELRRSILRHGLMYPILVTPGGGGGYALVGGGRRLRVFELLGRTTIFARVLSGDPDELALVDNLQRKSLNAVETARSLDGLRNKHGYTQEKLAEVIGKTPAAISRALGILTLPQDVLDEYMTLADRVPQTTLEEVAAAPSEDGQRKLWRLARRGATAKAITEQRQEMKRKEPDGLLLKRRAAGAAVRGLVQMVAKLEENREGIGAAERSTLEAIQTKLAALLAD, translated from the coding sequence ATGTCGCGTAAGCTCGCCCGCCGCACCGACCTGACCGCATCGGCCGAGGTGACCGGACCGGCGCCGAAGGCATTCGACCTCTCCGACGACTTCCCCTCGGTGCTCGAACTGGACATCGATCGCATCGACCGCCACACGCACCAGCCGCGCGCCGTGCAGGACGATGCCTCCCTCACCGAACTGCGGCGGTCCATCCTGCGGCATGGCCTGATGTATCCGATCCTGGTGACCCCCGGAGGTGGAGGCGGCTACGCCCTGGTCGGCGGCGGACGGCGTCTGCGGGTTTTCGAGTTGCTGGGCCGAACCACGATCTTCGCGCGGGTGCTCTCGGGAGACCCCGACGAGCTGGCGCTGGTCGACAATCTGCAGCGCAAATCACTGAACGCGGTCGAGACGGCCCGCTCGCTCGACGGCCTCCGCAACAAGCACGGCTACACCCAGGAAAAGCTGGCCGAAGTGATCGGCAAGACTCCCGCGGCGATCTCGCGGGCGCTCGGCATCCTCACTCTGCCGCAGGACGTCCTCGACGAGTACATGACCCTCGCCGACCGCGTCCCGCAAACCACGCTGGAGGAGGTCGCCGCCGCGCCCAGCGAAGACGGGCAGCGCAAGCTGTGGAGGCTCGCCAGAAGGGGAGCGACGGCGAAGGCGATCACCGAGCAGCGTCAGGAGATGAAGCGCAAGGAGCCGGATGGCCTCTTGCTCAAGAGACGCGCCGCCGGCGCCGCGGTCCGGGGGCTCGTCCAGATGGTTGCCAAGCTCGAGGAGAACCGTGAGGGCATCGGCGCTGCCGAACGCTCCACGCTCGAAGCGATTCAGACGAAGCTGGCGGCGCTCCTCGCCGATTGA
- a CDS encoding helix-turn-helix domain-containing protein yields the protein MTTTTESNSRWGKIPAWWLDHPDLDADGFAVLAALATFANENGVCWPSQSTLAVKLKRSRPTINRILQRLHDMGLVTIEHRRGRDGSRLSCLYRLRVAQCEETFPQAAGDQAPLRPVPTSDRDDSLTNVPCPVPSHEHHHPEQNPDSLASGGRGPVCEVPADWMPSADDLAWAGSRFGTVDLSRHVEGFVLRCQAHGYRYRDISAAWRAWLAQDVAAGKAPTVKSAPSDGTAVMNISHARQSVAEQRVDAWMTVAARLKGVQPTPRPRF from the coding sequence ATGACCACCACGACCGAGAGCAACAGCCGTTGGGGCAAGATCCCCGCCTGGTGGCTCGACCATCCCGACCTCGACGCGGATGGATTCGCCGTGCTTGCGGCGCTTGCCACTTTCGCCAACGAGAACGGCGTCTGCTGGCCGTCGCAGTCGACGCTGGCGGTGAAACTGAAACGGTCGCGCCCGACCATCAACCGCATCCTGCAGCGCCTTCACGACATGGGTCTGGTCACCATCGAGCACCGCCGCGGCCGCGACGGCTCACGGCTGTCTTGCCTGTACCGGCTGCGCGTCGCCCAGTGCGAGGAGACCTTCCCCCAAGCCGCCGGCGACCAAGCCCCATTGCGCCCTGTTCCGACCAGCGACAGGGATGACTCGCTGACGAACGTCCCCTGTCCAGTACCGAGTCATGAACACCATCATCCTGAACAGAATCCGGACTCGCTCGCTTCGGGCGGGCGCGGGCCGGTGTGTGAGGTGCCCGCGGATTGGATGCCCAGCGCCGACGACCTCGCCTGGGCCGGGAGCCGTTTCGGCACGGTCGATCTCAGCCGGCATGTCGAAGGATTCGTCCTGCGCTGCCAAGCCCACGGCTACCGGTACCGCGACATCTCCGCCGCGTGGCGGGCGTGGCTGGCCCAGGACGTGGCGGCCGGCAAAGCGCCGACGGTGAAATCCGCCCCGTCCGATGGGACGGCCGTCATGAACATCAGCCATGCTCGCCAGAGTGTCGCCGAACAGCGGGTCGATGCCTGGATGACCGTTGCCGCGAGGCTCAAGGGCGTCCAACCCACCCCCCGTCCCCGTTTCTGA